Proteins encoded by one window of Candidatus Paceibacterota bacterium:
- a CDS encoding lysine--tRNA ligase, whose translation MASIDEIRKARLGKIELLKKAGMDPYPSKVPRDMCLKDAKASFAEFEASARALSLVGRIMAIRGQGAILFVVLDDGKDRLQAVFKKDELSADLFKLFGEAADIGDFISVTGTLFKTQRGEQSVLAKSWTMASKSLLPLPEKWHGLEDEEERLRKRYLDMVMRPELRDLFVKKAKFWDVTRNFLKDNGFLEVETPTIEVTTGGAEARPFKTRHNDYGIDVFMRISVGELWQKRLMAAGFNKTFEIGRIYRNEGSSPEHLQEFTNMEFYWAYANYEDGMRLVQDLYRAIAKSVFGTTRFATRGQEFDLADEWKKIDYADEVRRVTGIDVLTADEKEMAAKLRELGVPYEGATRERLTDTLWKHCRKKISGPAFLVNHPKLVSALAKESRAKPGTVERFQVLLAGSEVGNGYSELNDPIDQGARFGEQQRLIDRGDEEAMMPDYEFVEMLEHAMPPVCGFGFGERLFAFLADRPLRETQTFPLVKPKAENPESAEKRERKAGAKKAGVIGKIRSALKRAKKKE comes from the coding sequence ATGGCATCTATAGATGAAATAAGGAAAGCGAGGCTCGGCAAGATCGAGCTTTTGAAGAAGGCGGGCATGGATCCGTATCCTTCGAAGGTTCCTCGCGACATGTGCCTCAAGGACGCCAAGGCGTCTTTCGCCGAGTTCGAGGCGAGCGCAAGGGCTCTATCGCTCGTCGGTCGCATCATGGCCATCCGCGGCCAGGGCGCTATCCTGTTCGTCGTCCTCGACGACGGTAAAGATAGGCTTCAGGCCGTATTCAAGAAAGACGAGCTCTCCGCCGACCTGTTCAAGCTCTTCGGCGAAGCCGCCGATATCGGGGATTTCATAAGTGTCACCGGCACGCTCTTCAAGACCCAGAGGGGAGAGCAGAGCGTCCTGGCGAAATCGTGGACCATGGCGTCCAAATCGCTTTTGCCTCTGCCTGAAAAATGGCACGGCCTCGAGGACGAAGAAGAGAGGCTTCGCAAGCGCTATCTCGATATGGTTATGCGGCCGGAGCTCCGCGACCTTTTCGTAAAGAAGGCCAAATTCTGGGACGTTACGAGGAATTTCCTCAAAGACAACGGCTTCCTCGAAGTCGAGACGCCGACCATCGAAGTCACGACTGGCGGCGCCGAAGCGCGCCCGTTCAAGACCCGTCATAACGACTACGGTATAGACGTATTCATGCGAATATCCGTCGGCGAGCTTTGGCAGAAGCGCCTCATGGCCGCCGGCTTCAACAAGACGTTCGAGATCGGCCGCATATACAGGAACGAGGGATCGAGCCCGGAGCATCTTCAGGAATTCACCAATATGGAGTTCTATTGGGCATATGCGAACTATGAAGACGGCATGAGGCTCGTCCAAGACCTCTATCGGGCGATCGCGAAGAGCGTCTTCGGCACGACGAGATTCGCCACGCGCGGGCAGGAATTCGATCTCGCGGACGAATGGAAGAAGATAGACTATGCCGACGAAGTGAGGCGCGTCACCGGCATAGACGTCCTCACGGCCGATGAGAAGGAGATGGCTGCGAAGCTCCGCGAGCTCGGTGTCCCGTACGAGGGCGCCACGCGAGAGAGGCTCACCGACACGCTCTGGAAGCATTGCCGCAAGAAGATCTCCGGTCCCGCGTTCCTCGTCAATCACCCCAAGCTCGTCTCCGCTCTCGCCAAGGAATCGAGAGCGAAGCCGGGCACCGTCGAGCGCTTCCAGGTGCTCCTCGCGGGAAGCGAGGTCGGCAATGGATATTCCGAGCTCAACGACCCGATCGACCAGGGCGCGCGCTTCGGCGAGCAGCAGCGGCTCATCGACCGCGGCGACGAAGAGGCGATGATGCCCGACTATGAATTCGTCGAGATGCTCGAGCATGCCATGCCGCCCGTATGCGGCTTCGGATTCGGCGAGCGGCTCTTCGCATTCCTCGCCGACAGACCTCTTCGCGAGACGCAGACGTTCCCGCTCGTGAAGCCGAAGGCGGAAAATCCGGAGAGCGCAGAGAAGAGAGAAAGGAAGGCGGGCGCCAAGAAAGCCGGCGTCATCGGAAAGATAAGATCGGCCCTGAAGAGAGCGAAAAAGAAGGAATAA
- the mraZ gene encoding division/cell wall cluster transcriptional repressor MraZ — MLIGEYTHSIDEKNRISLPVRFREKMGKKVVVTPGLDHCLFVFAPKEWDKISGRLAEASLGQSDSRSFSRFMFGGAVEADIDSIGRILVPDYLQEWANLKGKVSVVGVHSRVEIWNEKTWATLKKGVAGKSNDLAEKLGSVGVF, encoded by the coding sequence ATGCTTATAGGCGAATATACACACTCGATAGACGAGAAGAACCGCATCTCGCTCCCGGTCAGGTTCAGGGAGAAGATGGGGAAGAAGGTGGTGGTGACCCCCGGTCTCGACCATTGTCTCTTCGTATTCGCGCCCAAGGAATGGGACAAGATATCGGGCCGCTTGGCGGAAGCGTCCCTCGGCCAGTCGGATAGCCGGTCGTTCAGCCGATTCATGTTCGGCGGCGCGGTCGAGGCCGACATTGACTCCATCGGCCGCATCCTCGTTCCCGACTATCTCCAAGAATGGGCGAACCTCAAGGGCAAGGTCTCCGTCGTCGGCGTCCACAGCCGCGTCGAGATCTGGAACGAGAAGACCTGGGCGACCCTCAAGAAGGGCGTCGCAGGCAAGAGCAATGACCTCGCCGAGAAGCTCGGCTCGGTCGGCGTGTTCTAA
- the rsmH gene encoding 16S rRNA (cytosine(1402)-N(4))-methyltransferase RsmH — protein MHESVLLKETIEGLEVKPGDVVVDGTLGRAGHAVALSKASHGVFVIGIDRDEDALAESSARLEKAGVGFRLFKGNFKDMDRFLREAGKDHADKIVLDLGVSSPHLDSSGRGFSFRNDEPLLMTMEKRPGKDSFTAQDIVNGWAEEDVANVIYAYGEERYARRIAKAIVAAREKSPIETTHQLTAIIEGAVPALYKRGKIHPSTRTFQALRIAVNDELGSLKAGLQRAFDILAPQGRIAVISFHSLEDRIVKTAMKEWAKQGKGGQMTKKPVAPTDAEMAKNPRSRSAKLRIFIKQ, from the coding sequence ATGCACGAGTCAGTTCTTTTAAAAGAAACGATAGAGGGTCTGGAAGTGAAGCCTGGCGACGTCGTCGTGGACGGCACGCTTGGAAGGGCGGGCCATGCCGTCGCCCTGTCGAAAGCGTCCCATGGCGTATTCGTCATCGGCATAGATAGGGATGAAGACGCTCTCGCCGAATCGTCGGCGAGGCTCGAAAAGGCCGGCGTCGGTTTCAGGCTCTTCAAAGGCAACTTCAAGGACATGGACCGCTTCCTCAGAGAGGCAGGCAAAGACCATGCCGACAAGATCGTCCTCGATCTCGGCGTGTCGTCGCCGCACCTTGATTCCTCGGGCAGGGGATTCTCGTTCAGGAATGACGAGCCGCTCCTCATGACCATGGAGAAGAGGCCGGGCAAGGATTCGTTCACCGCGCAGGATATCGTGAACGGCTGGGCGGAAGAAGACGTCGCCAACGTCATATACGCTTACGGCGAAGAGCGATACGCTCGGCGCATCGCGAAGGCCATCGTCGCGGCGCGCGAAAAGTCACCGATCGAGACGACGCATCAGCTCACGGCCATCATAGAAGGCGCCGTGCCCGCTCTCTATAAGAGGGGCAAGATACACCCTTCGACGAGGACCTTCCAGGCGCTCCGCATAGCCGTGAATGACGAGCTCGGGAGCCTCAAAGCAGGGCTTCAAAGGGCGTTCGATATTCTGGCTCCGCAGGGCCGGATAGCCGTCATATCCTTCCACAGCCTCGAAGACCGCATCGTCAAGACGGCGATGAAGGAATGGGCGAAGCAGGGCAAGGGCGGCCAGATGACGAAAAAGCCCGTCGCGCCGACGGACGCGGAGATGGCGAAAAATCCCCGCTCCCGAAGCGCCAAATTGAGGATTTTCATAAAGCAGTAG
- a CDS encoding penicillin-binding protein 2: MSILPNQFRIRLIGIVIVIAALVIAGRLYFIQVMKHDAYAAQAEKQYASKSQTLFDRGTIYFSPKSGAPLSAATLGSGYAITLEPRKILHPEDIVNGLSGIISFDESMLLAKTASGSPYAEIAHRVDEKTAERIEGLGLAGLGDYKEQWRVYPGGKSAANVLGFVGYNDDGMTLSGRYGLEKSYNDILSRGTSDSHVNFFAEIFSNVRDTFIQDDAGEGSIVTTIEPTVQAELEKRLAGVVSTWKSDLTGGIVMNPYTGEIYAMAVNPTFDPNDFAKEKNPAVFKNPLVDGVYEMGSIVKPLVMAAGLDAGVITPQTTYDDTGFVLVNGAKVSNFDGRARGVIPMQRILDESLNVGMAFVAKKLGNDNVTKYITAYGLGDETGIDLPGEVHGKLDNLKAPRDLEHVTASFGQGIAISPIETIRALSALGNGGFLPNPHVVKRIEYASGDVKTPSYDGTKQVIKPETSETITRMLVSVVDTALLNGTVKFPHYTVAAKTGTAQMAKEDGRGYYDDRYLHSFFGYFPAYKPQFIVFLFTVYPKGAEYASHTLTQPFIDLAKFLINYYEVPPDR; this comes from the coding sequence ATGAGCATACTGCCGAACCAGTTCCGGATACGGCTCATCGGGATAGTGATCGTCATCGCCGCGCTCGTCATCGCGGGACGTCTGTATTTCATCCAGGTGATGAAGCACGACGCGTACGCGGCTCAGGCCGAAAAGCAGTACGCATCCAAGAGCCAGACGCTCTTTGACCGCGGCACGATCTATTTCTCGCCGAAGTCCGGCGCGCCTCTTTCCGCCGCGACGCTGGGAAGCGGCTATGCCATCACGCTCGAGCCGCGCAAGATCCTTCATCCCGAAGACATCGTGAACGGCCTTTCCGGCATCATATCGTTCGACGAGAGCATGCTCCTCGCTAAGACCGCGAGCGGCAGCCCATATGCCGAGATCGCCCATCGCGTGGATGAAAAGACGGCAGAGCGCATAGAGGGCCTCGGCCTCGCGGGCCTTGGAGACTATAAGGAGCAGTGGCGCGTATATCCCGGAGGCAAGAGCGCGGCGAACGTCTTGGGATTCGTCGGCTATAACGACGACGGCATGACGCTTTCGGGCCGCTACGGCCTCGAAAAGTCATATAATGACATCCTTTCGCGCGGCACGTCCGATAGCCATGTCAATTTCTTCGCGGAGATATTCTCGAACGTGCGCGATACGTTCATACAGGACGATGCAGGGGAAGGATCGATCGTCACGACCATAGAGCCGACCGTCCAGGCGGAACTGGAAAAACGCCTCGCAGGCGTCGTCTCGACGTGGAAGTCCGACCTGACCGGAGGCATCGTCATGAATCCCTATACAGGCGAGATATATGCCATGGCGGTCAATCCGACCTTCGATCCGAACGATTTCGCCAAAGAAAAGAATCCAGCGGTCTTCAAGAACCCTCTCGTAGACGGCGTCTATGAGATGGGCTCGATCGTCAAGCCGCTCGTCATGGCAGCCGGCCTCGATGCGGGCGTCATAACGCCGCAGACGACGTATGACGATACCGGCTTCGTCCTGGTGAACGGGGCAAAAGTCTCGAACTTCGACGGCAGGGCGCGCGGCGTCATCCCTATGCAGCGCATCCTCGACGAATCGCTCAACGTCGGCATGGCCTTCGTCGCCAAAAAGCTCGGCAACGATAATGTCACAAAATACATAACCGCATACGGCCTCGGCGACGAGACGGGCATAGACCTGCCGGGCGAAGTCCACGGCAAGCTCGATAATCTCAAGGCTCCGCGCGACCTCGAGCACGTGACGGCGTCGTTCGGGCAGGGGATCGCGATCTCGCCCATAGAGACGATCCGTGCGCTGTCTGCCCTCGGAAACGGCGGCTTCCTGCCCAATCCGCACGTGGTCAAGCGGATCGAATACGCCTCGGGCGACGTGAAGACGCCCTCATACGACGGGACGAAGCAGGTCATTAAGCCCGAAACGTCGGAGACGATCACCCGTATGCTCGTATCCGTCGTGGACACCGCGCTCTTGAACGGCACGGTCAAATTCCCTCATTACACCGTCGCGGCGAAGACGGGCACGGCGCAGATGGCGAAAGAAGACGGGCGCGGGTATTATGATGACAGGTATCTCCACTCGTTCTTCGGATATTTCCCGGCTTACAAGCCGCAATTCATCGTGTTCCTCTTCACCGTCTACCCGAAGGGCGCGGAGTATGCGTCGCATACGCTCACCCAGCCGTTTATAGACCTCGCCAAATTCCTGATCAATTATTATGAAGTCCCGCCTGACCGCTAG
- the murF gene encoding UDP-N-acetylmuramoyl-tripeptide--D-alanyl-D-alanine ligase → MKSILKNIVVSIMTLEARVALMRHRPKVIAVTGNVGKTSAKDAIYAVMAHVYGEESVRKSEKSFNSEIGLPLAILGLENGWSSAALWLKNIKDGLLVALFGSRRGFPEWLVLEVGADHPGDIERAAKWLHSDIVVLTRMSDVPVHVEFFKDADELLREKMFLAHALKPAGTIVVNADDPRFMEAVKMIPAKTISYGTAKTADVVMAESEISYMSEPVSLPIGQYVVVRMGEEGKAVEKKIELRFAVGDHIMYAFAAATAVAKALGIENAIPDAFKDFKSPNGRMRMLKGINGCAVIDDSYNSSPLACAEALKTLAKMTVRGKKIAVLGDMKELGANAERAHRDVGFLAAETLHTLVTVGESSRSIASAARDAGLAADRILSFDDSVAAAPAVADIARAGDVILVKGSQSMRMERVSKALLAHPERAPELLVRQEKEWVDR, encoded by the coding sequence ATGAAATCTATCCTCAAGAACATAGTCGTATCCATCATGACCCTCGAAGCAAGGGTCGCTTTGATGCGCCACAGACCCAAGGTCATCGCGGTCACGGGCAATGTCGGCAAGACGTCGGCTAAAGACGCCATATATGCCGTTATGGCGCACGTGTACGGGGAAGAGAGCGTCCGCAAGAGCGAGAAGAGCTTTAACAGCGAGATCGGCCTGCCTCTGGCGATCTTGGGCCTCGAAAACGGTTGGTCATCGGCCGCGCTCTGGCTTAAAAACATAAAAGACGGGCTTTTGGTGGCGTTATTCGGCTCGCGCCGCGGCTTCCCTGAATGGCTCGTGCTTGAAGTGGGCGCCGATCACCCGGGCGATATAGAGCGCGCGGCGAAATGGCTTCATTCCGATATCGTAGTCCTAACGCGCATGTCCGACGTGCCGGTGCACGTCGAATTCTTCAAAGACGCCGACGAGCTCCTCCGCGAAAAGATGTTCTTGGCCCATGCGTTGAAGCCGGCCGGGACGATCGTCGTGAATGCGGATGACCCGCGATTCATGGAAGCGGTCAAGATGATCCCTGCAAAAACCATTTCATATGGCACGGCAAAGACGGCGGACGTCGTCATGGCTGAATCGGAGATATCCTATATGAGCGAGCCGGTTTCGTTGCCGATAGGGCAGTATGTAGTCGTAAGGATGGGCGAAGAAGGCAAGGCCGTCGAAAAGAAGATCGAGCTCAGATTCGCCGTCGGCGACCATATCATGTATGCATTCGCCGCCGCGACCGCCGTTGCCAAGGCTCTCGGCATCGAGAATGCCATTCCCGATGCTTTCAAGGATTTCAAGAGCCCGAACGGCAGAATGAGGATGCTTAAGGGCATCAACGGATGCGCGGTCATAGACGATTCGTATAATTCCTCGCCGCTCGCATGCGCCGAAGCCCTCAAGACCCTCGCGAAAATGACCGTGCGCGGCAAAAAGATCGCCGTGCTCGGCGATATGAAAGAATTGGGCGCGAATGCGGAACGGGCGCATCGCGATGTCGGGTTCCTTGCCGCGGAGACGCTCCATACTCTGGTCACCGTAGGGGAATCGTCGCGGTCAATCGCGTCTGCCGCGCGCGACGCGGGCCTTGCCGCCGACCGCATCCTCTCTTTCGACGATTCGGTCGCCGCCGCTCCTGCCGTCGCCGACATAGCCCGTGCGGGCGACGTCATTCTGGTCAAAGGCTCCCAGTCCATGCGCATGGAGCGCGTCTCGAAAGCCTTGCTCGCGCATCCTGAAAGGGCCCCGGAATTGCTCGTCCGTCAAGAAAAGGAATGGGTTGACAGGTAG
- a CDS encoding NUDIX domain-containing protein, with product MEAICADVREATVCYLSRGLNGSEEFLLGKRMKLFMNGRWQGPGGKLTPYEQSNGRAGIVRCLQRETRQEVSVLVKKESATHIASVDFHHLEEAGGVLSHHFRWRVHFFTVTAWERSAPHQTARTDVRAVFLLKGKGPSFDESPRCLAPA from the coding sequence ATGGAAGCGATATGCGCGGATGTCCGCGAAGCGACGGTTTGCTATTTGTCCCGCGGTCTGAACGGCAGCGAGGAGTTCCTCCTCGGCAAGAGGATGAAGCTCTTCATGAACGGGCGCTGGCAGGGTCCGGGCGGCAAGCTAACGCCGTACGAGCAATCGAACGGCCGCGCCGGCATCGTCCGATGCCTCCAGCGCGAGACGCGGCAGGAAGTGAGCGTCCTGGTGAAGAAAGAAAGCGCTACGCATATCGCGAGCGTCGATTTCCATCATTTGGAAGAGGCGGGCGGCGTTCTGAGCCACCATTTCCGGTGGCGGGTGCATTTCTTCACCGTCACTGCATGGGAGCGGAGCGCTCCGCATCAAACAGCACGAACTGACGTTCGTGCTGTTTTCCTGTTAAAAGGAAAAGGGCCCTCATTCGATGAGAGCCCTCGGTGTCTCGCTCCTGCCTAG
- a CDS encoding GatB/YqeY domain-containing protein, whose amino-acid sequence MTLHQTIKGHTKEAMVAKDEIRTMVLRGIQAEIQKELIAKKSAANEGTDEEALAIIKRLVKQRKDSIDQFTKGGRPELAESEKKELAVLEAYLPASMPREDIRKAVLAKKAELNVADKSGAGKLIGAVSKDLKGKADGADIKAVVDEIFA is encoded by the coding sequence ATGACACTCCATCAAACGATCAAAGGGCATACGAAAGAAGCGATGGTGGCCAAGGACGAGATCCGCACCATGGTCCTGCGCGGCATCCAGGCCGAGATCCAGAAAGAGCTCATCGCCAAAAAGTCCGCGGCCAACGAAGGCACGGACGAAGAAGCGCTCGCTATCATCAAGCGCCTCGTAAAGCAGCGCAAGGACTCGATCGATCAATTCACCAAGGGCGGCCGACCCGAGCTCGCCGAGAGCGAAAAGAAAGAGCTCGCCGTGCTCGAAGCATACCTCCCTGCTTCCATGCCAAGAGAAGATATCCGCAAAGCGGTCCTGGCTAAAAAGGCCGAGCTGAACGTCGCGGACAAATCCGGCGCAGGCAAATTGATCGGCGCCGTATCGAAAGACCTCAAAGGCAAGGCCGACGGAGCCGACATCAAGGCCGTCGTAGACGAGATTTTCGCCTAG
- a CDS encoding DNA recombination protein RmuC, with product MLNAPLITLFIFGALVVALNGAVIYLMLRKRNEAGLAEAKGDDTAMKLLLEQMNELNRTVDKKMGETHRTVTDSMKSQFSESQRLVDKFLREITSMTEKVTRVEETGKQMVGFADQLQNLQDILKNPKQRGVLGEYYLEALLKNVLPPGSYEMQYALGKDDEGAPLIVDAIVRVKDKIIPVDSKFSLENYNRLAEEKNEAEKARLEKLFVNDLKNRIVETSKYIKPAQGTMEFAFMFIPHEAIYYDLLVNKVGAVTEETDNLIQRAANKYKVIIVSPTSFLAYLQTVLQGLKAMQIEETAKDIIQRVGELGKHLKTYEEYHNKLGNNLATVVNQYMYSSKELKKVDKDVLRITGTAAGLDPVAIERPELED from the coding sequence ATGTTGAATGCGCCTCTCATCACGCTTTTTATCTTCGGAGCGCTCGTCGTCGCATTGAACGGCGCCGTCATATATCTCATGCTCCGCAAAAGGAACGAAGCCGGTCTCGCTGAAGCGAAAGGCGACGATACGGCCATGAAGCTCTTGCTCGAGCAGATGAACGAACTCAACCGCACCGTGGACAAGAAGATGGGGGAGACGCACCGCACCGTCACCGATTCGATGAAGAGCCAATTTTCGGAGTCCCAGCGCCTTGTCGACAAATTCCTGCGCGAGATCACGTCCATGACGGAAAAGGTCACCCGCGTCGAGGAAACCGGCAAGCAAATGGTCGGTTTTGCCGATCAGCTCCAGAATCTGCAGGATATATTGAAGAATCCGAAGCAGCGCGGCGTTCTGGGCGAATACTACCTGGAGGCGCTTTTGAAGAACGTCCTGCCGCCCGGCAGCTATGAGATGCAGTATGCGCTGGGCAAAGACGACGAAGGCGCGCCCTTGATCGTGGACGCCATCGTGCGCGTGAAGGACAAGATCATTCCGGTAGACTCGAAATTCTCGCTCGAAAACTATAACCGCCTGGCGGAAGAGAAGAATGAGGCCGAGAAAGCGCGCCTCGAAAAGCTGTTCGTGAACGATCTGAAGAACCGCATCGTCGAGACGTCTAAATATATCAAGCCTGCCCAGGGCACGATGGAATTCGCATTCATGTTCATACCGCACGAGGCTATATATTACGACTTGCTCGTGAACAAGGTCGGTGCCGTCACCGAAGAAACCGACAATCTGATCCAGCGCGCCGCGAATAAATACAAGGTCATCATCGTATCGCCGACGTCCTTCTTGGCCTATCTGCAGACCGTGCTCCAGGGATTGAAGGCCATGCAGATCGAAGAGACGGCAAAAGACATCATCCAGAGAGTGGGGGAATTAGGCAAGCATCTGAAGACCTACGAGGAATACCATAACAAGCTCGGCAATAACCTCGCGACCGTAGTCAATCAATATATGTATTCGTCCAAAGAGCTTAAAAAGGTGGATAAGGACGTTTTACGCATAACCGGTACCGCGGCAGGATTGGATCCTGTGGCTATAGAGAGGCCTGAACTGGAGGATTAG
- the rplU gene encoding 50S ribosomal protein L21, which yields MATAKAKTAAKTGAFAVIATGGKQYKVQVGDVVKIEKILGDHKVGGKVVFDKVLLVDNGGDTTVGAPFISGSKVEAEIKEIGRDAKVTVIHYKQKSKYFKKYGHRQPFFKVAITSIA from the coding sequence ATGGCTACAGCAAAGGCAAAAACGGCGGCAAAGACGGGCGCTTTCGCGGTCATTGCGACTGGCGGCAAGCAGTACAAGGTTCAGGTCGGCGACGTCGTAAAGATCGAAAAGATCCTCGGCGACCACAAAGTAGGCGGCAAAGTCGTCTTCGACAAGGTCCTTCTTGTCGATAACGGCGGCGACACTACGGTCGGCGCTCCATTCATATCCGGCTCGAAGGTAGAGGCGGAGATCAAGGAAATCGGCCGCGACGCGAAGGTAACCGTTATCCACTACAAGCAGAAGAGCAAGTACTTCAAGAAGTACGGCCATCGCCAGCCTTTCTTCAAGGTAGCGATCACCTCGATAGCGTAA
- a CDS encoding MerR family DNA-binding transcriptional regulator, producing the protein MSGKFMTIKEAAEFLGVTPLTLRNWDKSGKLPTTRHPMSNYRIYKTEDLEKLVKDIEVGAIPTKAKPRKLAKRKLLVKSIRD; encoded by the coding sequence ATGTCAGGCAAATTCATGACGATCAAAGAGGCGGCAGAATTCCTGGGAGTCACTCCTTTGACCCTTCGAAATTGGGACAAGAGCGGAAAGCTCCCGACGACGAGGCATCCGATGTCGAACTACCGCATCTACAAGACCGAGGATCTCGAGAAGCTCGTCAAAGACATCGAGGTCGGCGCGATTCCGACGAAAGCGAAGCCTCGAAAGCTCGCGAAGCGAAAACTTTTGGTGAAGAGCATTCGGGATTAG
- the lepB gene encoding signal peptidase I yields the protein MEETLKQPEGGPIAERGIWTKKNVLSVALIAFLVVLFIRLFVFETFFVQGDSMSPTILSGQFVFVNRLAYIWSEPKRGDIVVAIPRVYPGRVVKRVIGLPGEWFSIENGAIVIRDSRTGKGVNLDEAYLKLPYTPEVGTTRTNIDPKEYFALGDNRAESIDSRELGPIDLWSIKGKVVGAFDFKTFKYKAF from the coding sequence ATGGAAGAAACGCTCAAGCAGCCGGAAGGCGGCCCTATCGCGGAGCGCGGAATCTGGACCAAGAAAAACGTCCTCTCCGTCGCCCTCATCGCATTTCTCGTCGTCCTCTTCATACGCCTTTTCGTATTCGAGACTTTCTTCGTGCAGGGGGATTCGATGTCCCCGACCATATTGTCGGGTCAATTCGTGTTCGTGAACCGATTGGCATATATATGGAGCGAGCCGAAGCGCGGCGATATCGTCGTAGCCATCCCGCGCGTCTATCCGGGAAGGGTGGTGAAGCGCGTCATCGGCCTTCCCGGCGAGTGGTTTTCGATAGAGAACGGCGCGATCGTGATCAGGGATTCGCGCACGGGCAAGGGCGTCAATCTTGACGAAGCGTACTTAAAGTTACCTTATACTCCTGAGGTGGGAACGACCCGGACGAACATCGATCCGAAGGAGTATTTCGCCCTCGGCGACAACCGCGCCGAAAGCATCGATTCGCGCGAATTGGGACCGATCGATCTCTGGAGCATCAAAGGAAAGGTTGTCGGCGCCTTTGACTTCAAGACCTTTAAATATAAGGCTTTTTAA